The following coding sequences lie in one Streptomyces xiamenensis genomic window:
- a CDS encoding 2-hydroxyacid dehydrogenase produces MTTGDVWLPLPPAELAPLPASLTYVHWNGEEEFPADPADCVFYTVPYMKGPEVAVRPLPHMPRLRVVQTLTAGVDHMLPAVPALPTGALLCNAGPLHNTSTAELALTLTLSALRGVPKAVRDQSAERWDTRLWTSLADRRVLIVGYGGIGAAIEERLLPFEPAEVVRVAGRARTSPRGPVHASTDLPALLPGAEVVIVATPLTEATRGLVGAKFLAALPDGALLVNVSRGAVVDTEALLAELESGRLLAALDVTDPEPLPAGHPLWQAPGVLITPHVGGPSTAFRPRAERLVRAQLERFAAGETPSTWWPKPNRSQESHQSHSEMSSLRIVQRVPLIITLG; encoded by the coding sequence ATGACCACAGGAGATGTCTGGCTGCCCCTGCCACCCGCCGAACTGGCCCCCCTGCCCGCCTCGCTCACCTACGTCCACTGGAACGGCGAGGAGGAGTTCCCCGCCGACCCCGCCGACTGCGTGTTCTACACGGTGCCCTACATGAAGGGCCCCGAGGTCGCGGTGCGCCCGCTGCCGCACATGCCCCGGCTGCGCGTGGTGCAGACCCTGACGGCGGGCGTGGACCACATGCTGCCCGCCGTACCGGCGCTGCCCACCGGGGCCCTGCTGTGCAACGCCGGGCCGCTGCACAACACCTCGACCGCCGAACTCGCCCTCACCCTCACCCTGTCCGCGCTGCGCGGCGTCCCGAAGGCGGTGCGCGACCAGAGTGCCGAGCGCTGGGACACCCGGCTGTGGACCTCCCTGGCCGACCGGCGGGTGCTCATCGTCGGGTACGGCGGGATCGGCGCGGCCATCGAGGAACGGCTGCTGCCGTTCGAACCGGCCGAGGTGGTACGGGTCGCCGGCCGGGCCCGTACCTCCCCGCGCGGCCCGGTGCACGCCTCCACCGATCTGCCGGCGCTGCTGCCGGGGGCGGAGGTGGTGATCGTGGCGACGCCGCTGACCGAGGCGACCCGTGGTCTGGTCGGGGCGAAGTTCCTGGCCGCGCTGCCGGACGGCGCCCTGCTGGTGAATGTCTCACGCGGCGCGGTGGTGGACACCGAGGCGCTGCTGGCGGAGCTGGAGTCGGGCCGGCTGCTGGCCGCGCTCGATGTCACGGACCCCGAGCCGCTGCCCGCCGGGCATCCGCTGTGGCAGGCGCCGGGGGTGCTCATCACCCCGCATGTCGGTGGCCCCTCCACGGCTTTCAGGCCGCGTGCCGAACGTCTGGTCCGGGCCCAGCTGGAACGGTTCGCGGCGGGGGAGACCCCGAGTACGTGGTGGCCGAAGCCGAATAGATCACAGGAGTCACATCAATCACACAGTGAGATGAGTTCGCTACGCATCGTGCAGAGGGTCCCCCTCATTATTACTCTGGGTTGA
- a CDS encoding helix-turn-helix transcriptional regulator, producing MQIRSVSPVFVGRDKESAALDRALREADDGTPQAVLIGGEAGVGKTRLLEEALARAARDTGALTVVGACVEAGADGLPFAPVSTLLRGLHRRFGDELTQAAAGFGDELARLLPELGEPTALPAPAGTEEGRGRLFELTARLLETLAGTRTLVLAIEDLHWSDRSTRELLSYLFRSLPRGRVLLLMTYRSDDIHRRHPLRPFLAELDRLRTVRRIELERFTVDEVRRQLAGIHGSEPRARVVEQVYARSDGNAFFVEELAGCLKGDEPPGMISDSVRDLLLVRVEALPETVQRVIRIAARGGSRVEHALLRAVVPGDEDELIEALRTAVGANLLRVDEDDSYRFRHALVREAVIDDLLPGERSRLSRRYAEALEADPALVCADERPARLAGFWYQANDPVKALPATLRAADAARGRHAYAEQLRMLDRVLELWDSVPAEIRTAQRPARDVESYPLCDCVDETLAHLDLLAEITLTARLAGEPERGLSVARRALRIIVEPEHPLRAAWFWSQTSRLLRHLARGTGWEELKRAQALLAGFDPSPTHAHVLTEAATWGVLFDAGPDALETARQAVDLARAMGNEEAELHALVSLGGLMTETGAGEEGIAVMRAAAERVQAGHHVNVFTRSHVNLQSVLETVGRSRESLEVGEEALKLTDRWRLRQTAVWLHRNRGDALYSLGRWDDAATAGRTAAADAASPVNRALSAEFVAQVALARGEYEVAEAEIAVMTEQYNAYDRSVQHAHPAARCKLLLAAARGRILDARELFAAAVAAGLAPGAGSYTWPLVHAAAVAEADAAGVSAAAPGRAEAIGLIRTYAAGLRRHYPVWQAHAELVEAELRRAEGTVRAADWAAVIAALEGLERPYLLAQARAHGAETLLADGDREGAGALLIQAYEAARALGAAPLMRGVELLAQRARLPLAPAAGPGTAGRDDRGLTRRERDVLALVAAGRSNRQIAQELFISPKTASVHVSHILAKLEVSGRGEAAALAHRLGLLTEERVTPAR from the coding sequence ATGCAGATCAGATCCGTCAGCCCGGTGTTCGTCGGACGCGACAAGGAGAGCGCCGCCCTGGACCGCGCACTCCGTGAGGCGGACGACGGCACCCCGCAGGCGGTACTCATCGGCGGCGAGGCGGGGGTGGGCAAGACCCGGCTGCTGGAAGAGGCACTCGCGCGTGCCGCCCGGGACACCGGCGCCCTCACCGTCGTCGGCGCCTGCGTGGAGGCGGGTGCCGACGGCCTGCCGTTCGCCCCCGTCTCCACACTGCTGCGCGGCCTGCACCGCCGGTTCGGTGACGAACTCACCCAGGCCGCCGCCGGATTCGGCGACGAACTGGCCCGGCTCCTGCCCGAACTGGGCGAGCCCACCGCCCTCCCCGCCCCGGCCGGCACCGAGGAGGGCCGCGGCCGGCTCTTCGAACTGACCGCGCGCCTGCTGGAAACCCTCGCCGGGACCCGCACCCTGGTCCTGGCCATCGAGGACCTGCACTGGTCGGACCGCTCCACCCGCGAACTGCTCAGCTACCTCTTCCGCTCCCTGCCGCGCGGCCGGGTCCTGCTGCTGATGACCTACCGCTCCGACGACATCCACCGCCGCCACCCGCTGCGGCCCTTCCTCGCCGAGCTGGACCGGCTGCGCACGGTGCGGCGGATCGAACTGGAGCGGTTCACCGTCGACGAGGTCCGCCGCCAGCTGGCCGGCATCCACGGCAGCGAACCCCGGGCCCGGGTGGTCGAGCAGGTCTACGCCCGCTCGGACGGCAACGCCTTCTTCGTCGAGGAGCTCGCGGGCTGCCTCAAGGGGGACGAGCCGCCCGGCATGATCAGCGACTCGGTGCGCGATCTGCTGCTGGTCCGGGTCGAGGCGCTGCCCGAGACCGTCCAGCGGGTGATCCGGATCGCCGCCAGGGGCGGCTCCCGGGTGGAACACGCCCTGCTGCGCGCGGTCGTCCCCGGCGACGAGGACGAGCTGATCGAGGCGCTGCGCACCGCCGTAGGCGCCAATCTGCTGCGGGTGGACGAGGACGACAGCTACCGCTTCCGGCACGCCCTGGTACGGGAGGCGGTCATCGACGACCTGCTGCCGGGTGAGCGGTCACGGCTCTCCCGCCGCTACGCGGAGGCGCTGGAGGCGGACCCGGCGCTGGTGTGCGCCGACGAACGCCCCGCCCGGCTGGCGGGGTTCTGGTACCAGGCCAACGACCCCGTCAAGGCGCTGCCCGCGACGCTGCGCGCGGCGGACGCGGCACGCGGCCGGCACGCGTACGCCGAGCAGCTGAGGATGCTGGATCGCGTCCTGGAACTGTGGGACAGCGTGCCGGCGGAGATCAGGACCGCGCAGCGCCCGGCGCGGGACGTGGAGTCGTACCCGCTGTGCGACTGTGTGGACGAGACCCTGGCCCACCTGGACCTGCTGGCCGAGATCACGCTGACCGCCCGGCTCGCGGGGGAGCCGGAGCGGGGCCTGTCGGTGGCCAGGCGGGCGCTGCGCATCATCGTGGAGCCGGAGCATCCGCTGCGCGCGGCGTGGTTCTGGAGCCAGACGTCACGGCTGCTGCGCCATCTGGCCCGGGGCACCGGCTGGGAGGAGCTCAAGCGGGCCCAGGCGCTGCTGGCCGGGTTCGACCCGTCCCCCACCCACGCCCATGTGCTGACCGAGGCCGCCACCTGGGGGGTGCTGTTCGACGCGGGGCCCGACGCGCTGGAGACGGCGCGGCAGGCCGTGGACCTGGCCCGCGCCATGGGCAACGAGGAGGCCGAACTGCACGCCCTGGTAAGTCTGGGCGGGCTGATGACCGAGACCGGCGCGGGCGAGGAGGGCATCGCCGTGATGCGGGCGGCGGCCGAGCGGGTGCAGGCCGGGCACCACGTCAACGTCTTCACCCGCAGCCACGTCAACCTCCAGTCGGTCCTGGAGACCGTGGGCCGTTCCCGGGAGTCCCTGGAGGTGGGCGAGGAGGCGCTGAAGCTCACCGACCGGTGGCGGCTGCGGCAGACCGCGGTGTGGCTGCACCGCAACCGCGGTGACGCGCTGTACTCCCTGGGCCGCTGGGACGACGCGGCGACGGCGGGGCGCACCGCCGCCGCCGACGCGGCGTCCCCGGTGAACCGCGCGCTGTCGGCCGAGTTCGTCGCCCAGGTGGCGCTGGCACGCGGCGAGTACGAGGTCGCGGAGGCCGAGATCGCGGTGATGACCGAGCAGTACAACGCGTACGACCGGTCGGTGCAGCACGCCCACCCGGCGGCCCGCTGCAAGCTGCTGCTCGCGGCGGCCCGGGGCCGGATCCTGGACGCGCGGGAACTGTTCGCCGCGGCCGTGGCGGCCGGGCTCGCGCCGGGCGCCGGCAGTTACACCTGGCCGTTGGTGCACGCGGCGGCGGTCGCCGAGGCGGACGCGGCCGGGGTGTCGGCCGCCGCACCCGGACGGGCGGAGGCGATCGGCCTGATCCGTACGTACGCGGCCGGGCTCCGCCGCCACTATCCGGTGTGGCAGGCCCACGCGGAGCTGGTCGAGGCGGAGCTGCGGCGGGCCGAGGGCACGGTGCGGGCGGCCGACTGGGCCGCGGTGATCGCCGCGCTGGAAGGGCTGGAGCGTCCCTACCTGCTCGCGCAGGCCCGCGCGCACGGCGCGGAGACACTGCTGGCGGACGGCGACCGCGAGGGCGCGGGCGCGCTGCTGATCCAGGCGTACGAGGCGGCCCGCGCCCTGGGTGCGGCACCGCTGATGCGCGGGGTCGAACTACTGGCCCAGCGCGCCCGGCTGCCGCTCGCTCCCGCCGCCGGCCCCGGGACGGCGGGGCGGGACGACCGGGGCCTGACCCGCCGCGAACGCGATGTGCTGGCCCTGGTGGCGGCCGGCCGCAGCAACCGCCAGATAGCGCAGGAGCTCTTCATCTCCCCGAAGACGGCCAGCGTCCATGTCTCCCACATCCTGGCCAAGCTGGAGGTGTCGGGCCGGGGGGAGGCGGCGGCGCTGGCGCACCGGCTGGGCCTGCTGACGGAGGAACGGGTCACCCCGGCCCGCTGA
- a CDS encoding aldo/keto reductase, producing MRYRTIGTGAVRVGAIGLGCMPMSWAYSASQRDRQGSLRTVRAALDAGCTLVDTADMYGPYTNELLLGRVLKERRDEVYLAAKCGLLAGERHIVANGRPSYIRRACDASLRRLRTDVIDLYQLHRIDPEVPVEETWGAMAELVAAGKVRALGLCALEPRGRHGRGVRAGAVAPDRYDRTLRVLSRIQQVFPVNSVQAELSVWSPEALRGLLPWCEARGIGLLAAMPLGNGFLSGTLTPGVGFEPEDLRARHPRFTAEMMAANQPLVAGLRRVAARHEGATVAQVALAWLLAQGRHVIPIPGTKQEHWARENAAADEVRLTPLDLKEIAALPAAQGSWE from the coding sequence GTGCGGTACAGGACGATCGGCACGGGGGCGGTCCGGGTAGGGGCCATCGGTCTGGGCTGCATGCCGATGAGCTGGGCGTATTCGGCCTCCCAGCGGGACAGACAGGGCTCGCTGCGGACGGTGCGGGCCGCGCTGGACGCGGGGTGCACGCTGGTGGACACCGCGGACATGTACGGCCCGTACACCAATGAACTGCTGCTGGGCCGGGTGCTGAAGGAACGCAGGGACGAGGTGTACCTGGCCGCCAAGTGCGGGCTGCTCGCCGGCGAGCGGCACATCGTGGCCAACGGCCGCCCCTCCTACATCAGGCGCGCCTGCGACGCGTCGCTGCGCCGGCTGCGGACCGATGTGATCGATCTGTACCAGCTGCACCGGATCGATCCCGAGGTGCCGGTGGAGGAGACCTGGGGGGCGATGGCCGAGCTGGTGGCGGCCGGAAAGGTGCGGGCGCTGGGGCTGTGCGCGCTGGAGCCACGCGGCCGGCACGGGCGCGGCGTGCGGGCCGGCGCGGTGGCACCTGACCGGTACGACCGCACGCTGCGGGTGCTCAGCCGGATCCAGCAGGTGTTCCCGGTGAACTCCGTCCAGGCGGAGCTGTCGGTGTGGTCGCCCGAGGCGCTGCGCGGGCTGCTGCCGTGGTGCGAGGCGCGGGGGATCGGGCTGCTGGCGGCGATGCCGCTGGGGAACGGTTTCCTCAGCGGCACGCTGACGCCCGGCGTCGGCTTCGAACCGGAGGACCTGCGGGCCCGGCACCCGCGCTTCACCGCGGAGATGATGGCGGCCAACCAGCCGCTGGTCGCGGGGCTGCGCCGGGTGGCCGCCCGGCACGAGGGGGCGACGGTCGCCCAGGTGGCGCTGGCGTGGCTGCTGGCGCAGGGGCGGCACGTGATACCGATACCCGGCACCAAGCAGGAGCACTGGGCGCGGGAGAACGCGGCGGCCGACGAGGTCCGGCTGACACCGCTGGACCTGAAGGAGATCGCGGCGCTGCCGGCGGCCCAGGGCTCTTGGGAATGA